A stretch of the Salvia splendens isolate huo1 unplaced genomic scaffold, SspV2 ctg712, whole genome shotgun sequence genome encodes the following:
- the LOC121791073 gene encoding phosphoglycerate kinase, cytosolic-like, whose product MATKKSVGTLKEADLKSKKVLVRADLNVPLDDNFNITDDTRIRAAVPTIKYLTGYGAKIILTSHLGRPKGVTPKYSLKPLVPRLSELLGIQVKMSNDCIGEEVQKLVAELPDGGVLLLENVRFYKEEEKNDPEFAKKLASLADLYVNDAFGTAHRAHASTEGVTKYLKPSVAGFLMQKELDYLVGAVSNPKKPFAAIVGGSKVSSKIGVIESLLSKVDVLILGGGMIFTFYKAQGLAVGSSLVESDKLDLATSLMEKAKAKGVSLLLPSDVVIADKFAADANSKTVPASAIPDGWMGLDIGPDSIKSFGEALDSTKTIIWNGPMGVFEFDKFAAGTEAIAKKLAELSGKGVTTIIGGGDSVAAVEKVGLAEKMSHISTGGGASLELLEGKTLPGVLALNDA is encoded by the exons ATGGCGACGAAGAAGAGTGTGGGTACGCTGAAGGAAGCCGATCTAAAGAGCAAGAAAGTTCTGGTGAGAGCGGATCTGAACGTGCCGTTGGATGATAACTTCAACATTACCGATGATACCAGGATCAGAGCCGCTGTCCCTACCATCAAGTATTTAACGGGATATGGTGCTAAAATCATCCTCACTTCTCACCTT GGCCGTCCAAAAGGTGTCACACCAAAATACAGTTTAAAGCCTCTCGTTCCCAGACTATCTGAGCTTCTTGGAATCCAG GTCAAGATGTCTAATGATTGTATTGGTGAAGAAGTTCAGAAGCTGGTAGCTGAATTGCCAGATGGTGGTGTTCTTCTCCTGGAGAATGTTAGGTTTTACAAAGAAGAGGAGAAAAATGATCCCGAGTTTGCAAAAAAGCTTGCTTCTCTTGCAGATTTGTATGTTAATGATGCATTTGGAACTGCACACAGAGCTCATGCCTCAACAGAGGGAGTTACCAAGTACTTGAAGCCATCTGTTGCTGGATTCCTTATGCAGAAG GAACTTGATTATTTAGTTGGAGCGGTGTCCAATCCAAAGAAGCCTTTTGCTGCCATTGTGGGTGGCTCAAAGGTCTCATCCAAAATTGGTGTTATTGAATCACTTTTGTCCAAGGTCGATGTCCTGATTCTCGGTGGTGGTATGATCTTCACTTTCTACAAAGCCCAAGGACTTGCGGTGGGATCCTCACTTGTGGAGTCCGACAAGCTTGATCTTGCAACTTCTCTCATGGAGAAGGCTAAGGCTAAAGGAGTATCCCTTTTGCTGCCTTCTGATGTAGTTATTGCTGACAAATTTGCTGCTGATGCAAATAGCAAG ACTGTTCCAGCATCTGCCATTCCCGATGGATGGATGGGATTAGATATTGGTCCAGATTCGATCAAATCATTTGGCGAAGCTCTTGATTCTACCAAGACAATAATCTGGAACGGCCCAATGGGTGTTTTTGAATTCGACAAGTTTGCAGCAGGAACAGAG GCTATCGCAAAGAAGCTGGCGGAACTGAGTGGAAAGGGAGTGACAACAATCATAGGAGGCGGTGACTCAGTTGCTGCAGTCGAGAAGGTTGGACTCGCAGAGAAGATGAGCCATATCTCAACTGGAGGTGGTGCGAGCTTGGAACTTCTTGAGGGAAAGACACTACCTGGAGTCCTTGCCCTTAATGATGCATAA
- the LOC121791066 gene encoding peroxisomal 2,4-dienoyl-CoA reductase [(3E)-enoyl-CoA-producing]-like produces the protein MEMESPFKSDVLKGKVALLTGGGSGIGFEISTQFGKHGASVAIMGRRRNVLDDAVSALTSRGIPAIGFEGDVRNLEDAKRAVEATVKHFGKLDILVNAAAGNFLSAAENLSPKGFKTVMDIDSVGTFTMCHEALKYLKKDGPGKAGGLILNISATLHYTASWYQIHVSAAKAAIDALTRNLALEWGTDYDIRVNGIAPGPIGDTAGLSKLLPDEIGNKISDYMPLYKLGEKWDIAMAAVYLASDAGKYVNGSILPVDGGL, from the exons ATGGAAATGGAGTCCCCGTTTAAGTCCGACGTCCTCAAAGGCAAGGTTGCTCTTCTCACCGGCGGAGGCTCCGGCATCGGCTTTGAGATCTCCACCCAATTCGGCAAACACGGAGCCTCCGTCGCCATCATGGGCCGCCGCAGGAATGTCCTCGACGACGCCGTTTCTGCCCTCACCTCCCGAGGCATCCCC GCAATTGGTTTTGAAGGGGATGTTAGGAATTTGGAAGATGCAAAAAGAGCCGTAGAGGCAACGGTGAAGCATTTCGGGAAGCTTGATATTCTGGTCAATGCGGCGGCCGGCAATTTTTTATCTGCAGCTGAAAATCTCTCTCCCAAAGGCTTCAAGACAG TTATGGACATTGATAGTGTTGGGACATTCACA atgtGTCACGAGGCGCTCAAGTATCTCAAGAAAGACGGACCTGGAAAAGCCGGAGGCCTTATTTTGAACATCAGCGCCACTTTGCACTACACAGCATCATGGTATCAGATCCATGTATCTGCAGCCAAG GCTGCTATCGATGCGTTGACAAGAAATTTGGCACTGGAATGGGGCACCGATTATGATATAAGAGTTAATGGGATTGCACCAGGTCCTATAGGAGACACGGCTGGCCTGAGTAAACTTCTGCCTGATGAAATTGGTAACAAAATAAGTGATTATATGCCTCTCTACAAACTTGGTGAGAAGTGGGACATTGCCATGGCTGCCGTGTACCTTGCCTCGGATGCTG GTAAATACGTCAATGGGAGCATCCTCCCTGTTGATGGAGGATTGTAG